A window of Acropora muricata isolate sample 2 chromosome 6, ASM3666990v1, whole genome shotgun sequence genomic DNA:
CTGAGCGCCCTTCACCACCAAAAATACATAGAAAGTCAAAAAAGAGCAGAGTAATGTAAAATGTATGTAATTTAGTGATGGTAGCTAAGTACGAAACCTACTCTTGAAACGGAAGAGACTTAACAGCATCggacaaggaaaaataaaagaaaaaaatagtgcCATTTTCCAAACAGGGACTAGTATAGTATGTCAACATAAGGTCTGGTTTGATATTCACCCTAACCAAGCGAGGTTCAAACCATTGACACGTTGTTAAAAGAACCGCAAAATAGTAAACAATTTTGTACATTTAAAATTCGTCTTACAACGTGTGGGTCAATATAATGTGGTGGGTTTTACGAACCGGCGACTGGGCTAGACAAACGGAAAATGACAAACGGCGTcgatttttcaaatttattttcttgtcattttttttttcaatttgtctgTCCTCTGGTTGATTGCGAAATTGCGTCATCTAATCATTAATGGTTGAAGTGTTGAGGCGTGGGTCCACGAGCGCAGCGAGTGGTGGATCCACAAGAAAGAAGGAAACTGTGTATGGATTTGAACGGTAATTTTGTTGTAATATATCTTGACTTGCAGACGATGATGATCAACGCCAATCATTCCATGACATTCCACCCATGCTTTATCCCCACCCTTCCCGAGGAAACTCAGTGGCGGGTACAAAACATCAGCAAACACGTGATTTTTCCTATTGCTGCTATTTTGTGTGTTGCGTCAATCGTCGCAAACACACTTCTGGTCTACATTGTCACACGAACAAGATCGCTTCAACAGCCACCAATGATCATGATGTGTAGCTTGGCGATCACTGACATCGTTAGCTCAACAAACAGTTTTACGCGACTAGTTGAAAACCTGATCCATCCAGATACGTGCCATGGCCTGAGCGCAGAAAGGGAAACCATCTTTATGCTAAGCGCTTTGGCAACTCTGAGCAACATGGCGGCAATCAGCAGGGAACGAAACATGGCAGTCACTAAACCACTGTGGTACCGCACTCATGTGACTAGTGCACGTGCAGTTATGCTGGCGTCAATATCATGGATCATAAGTATCTTAATGACGGGGCAGTGGTACATAGGGAAAGTACATTTTCCTAAATTCTCTCTATTCTTACCGGTTGTGTTTTGCTCTGTGTGCGCTTTTGTGATTTTCTTCTCCTATCTTGGCATCTTTTGTCAAAAGACGACAATCCAGGAAGTGATGCACTTGCGCGCCACTTTAGAAAGAGAAAAACGCATGGCTAATACATTAGCCCTCATTCTCTTGTCGTTCTTGGCAGTATTCCTCCCAGGCCTTATCTTTCCGATCATTCTGCACTTGAAAGGGATAAACCGCAATCTGTCCTTGGTTGATTATTCGGTTGCTTTTCTCCATGCATTAAACGGATTTCTCGATCCAGTACTATACTTTGCCCGAAACAAAGCAATGCGGACGATTCTTCGGCGCCAGATCAATTGCAGCCGAAAAGTAACCCCAAGGAGAGTAGTCGTggaaacatcgaggaacagcaACGCCCTGGAGACCAGCAGCAGCAACTTCGGGGCTTCCATTGCCGAAAGAGAGAAGAATGCCGAACACAGAGGTTAAGCTTCGCTTCTGTGACAAACTGCAAGCTGAAGTTTGCCTTTTGCTCAAATATATGACGGTCGAAAAGGCTGACCTAAGAACAACTGATTTGAGTTTTACGAGATTATAAATATGTAAGTTTATAAGTGACTTTGTCATAAGAACGTTATGAAATGTGTTGGATTATCCTGAGTTCATTTTTTTTGACATAATAGATGTAGCTACAGAGTAAACAAGAGAAGTAAGAGAGTATCACGAAATTTCCAAGTTGCTGTGAGTACAAAAATCCTGCAATTTAGCGCTTGCCTCGCGAAAGaggaatcaatcaatcaatcaatcaatcaatcattcgGGTTGAGCAAGCTTAGCACCCGTTAACTCTTTAGTTCCAGCTCCCTCTCTCTTCTCAAAGCTGGTAGTTCTCCTGCCAGAAACCCGGCACCAGGAATCTTCTGTTAAATGGACATTGTACCAGCTGAACGGCTCACTCTCTTTTTCAGTCTTTCTTGGTCAACAAATCTTGACCTCTGTTTCTTTAGACTATGAGTAAtctgttttattaaattctcaacctcaaAAGCCGCTCGACATAAAATTTTTCGCGGGAAGCCAAGTTTTGTGGACAAAAAATATATCCAAAAAGCAGGTTCTGTGAGTTAACCACAGACGAAATTCAAGAAATTATGGATAAGGCTGTcccagaaacaaaaaaaaaagccataaaGTTCGGGATAACGCTATTTAATGGTACGTATCTGTTGAATTTcccttaaaatttgcaaaattaaaaatatgacCGTCGAGATTTTACTTTCTGGTCGtttcttaaggaggctcgaaagggtttttagcttcgcgcgcgagtaagctacacacgccataactaagaaacacgcgtcagcagaatgattcaaatttctatcaaaagtagcgcgtgcaacacaccggaagtgaaaatacggcgtaaaatcgcgcgaaacggaaataaaacctgcggaaaaaaattgtctctatctcgaaattttgcgcggtgacctatcttgattttttgcatgcacttatcattcacgatggcactttaaataaaaaagtttcgcggaaatctatctagtgcaattttatgtaaactataatatgccatttttcgatatatcttaaattctactagatagatttttgtcatactctctaataagttaaagaatttagggagatttccaacaaagaaataaaaacggtaggtcaccgacttagtttttccgataattttcaacaactgaagtttaaagggcctttttgctgacctggcgtgttgccgtggtaaccagtatgacgtcataagtgccctcaaagtattacccaacaacagagttgcaaagatatatatagtttgcctacattatgaaatatccttctttggtatctttcatcgtttcacaaacactatagcaaccaaaaaaaccctttcgagcctccttaaacttAAATGAAATTTAGCAAATAAgaaggttgagaatttaataaaacaattattccattcgggCTTGTAGGATATGAGATTGGTTATAGCCCTACgggcctcgttggctatttaccatctcatatccaatgcgcgctcatggaataattgttaaatattggtTAGAGACTAAAGTGGTATGCAAGAACCTAAAGAAACGTAGGAGACACATGTTACCTTGAACAGAAGACCACGCACATTCATATTAAGCCGCCTAATAAACGTTTCCTCTCGGGGGGCTTTGTTTATCTTCAGTTCGTAAATTTAGGGATAAATTTACGGTAACCTTTCTCTTTTTAGGTCAGAACAGGTTGAAAATGaatcgccccatgtaaggtaatccaagagagtcttggattccggattccacgctGTGGATTCCGGAATCTACAGACCAAAGTTacctggattctggattccagattaccttacatggggcgaaatGAAACttaatttttgaacattttgccttactatagcctgaATAAAGAAATgtacataaataaataagattCAATGGGACGACATGAGATAATGAACCATTTCGTTTGCTCAGCAAATGCGCTTGCGTAAACTTCAtatattttgtgccagtataaGCACTAGCTACCACGTCCCGTATGGAACAAAACATTACTTGAATAATGGCTCTGATCCTCGAAAAGAGTGTTTCTGCGAGAGCGCACGCGTAATTGTCAAATTGGCACCGTACTAAGATACAGTTGATTGTACCAAGTGTATGAAATAATCAGAACACTGtgttatatatatagaaattgccaCAAGTCAtaaatcgagctgagtggatgaaagggatctgtcacatatggtctaggggccgacttatctctccctcgctgcctgtcggtgacgactggtatctgaagcttagctcacaaaagcgacccacgggccgaaatctcgggggaaatcgtttggtacgacgctctggcaccacgtccagaggtactgctttgTTGGTGttttatttgcgcatgcgcagtttccctagAACAGAACCTCTTACCATATTCCTAGGAAAAACATCGGCATAATGGTCAACTTTATGCAACATCTTTAAATCTTTTGTTCTTGGGATATCGTAGGTTGATcacattctcgtcaccagagcctcggatctgatggctgcgcatgacccgaggctctgggaaactctgcaggagtttagctAAAATCTGGCTATTgggacctcacggcgcatgctcgtagagcaaacaggaaattagaaaatggcttCGTTATTTAGTGTgccgttggatttcgctttgcctaaagctggaaaagacagcgatttcaaattgaaaacagggcaaaagttaattattgaagctgtcgttgatttttcacaccatttgctagcactgtaactttcctaaagaatttccagcaaattttcgtacgtaggacttcttcacaatctggagttacttcgatttgtctgtcttgtttcagctttccagcaaggttctcctttttcccgagctttccgaaattattgatcgtatcgtagcaatcctggaagtgagaagcgcagcaacggcaacttcttttattaatccacgttacacgatttTTTCGGTGTTTggggatcttttaattccattaaaattattaacaaaaatttctaaaagcagaaagcttttccttcctcgcatatttgtaataggcggcgctcgcagagaagagctgagccaatcatgtgcgtgttctttgttcctcgcgaaaaccaatgagaaagacgcctgtttgAGGGTTCCCCAGAGttcttctctccctcagtcatgcgcaaaagagaagagctctggcgtcGAGATTGAGTTTGATCACAAATAAGACACAAAAAGCAGTGATAAACATACCgaacttgttcattttgattatgacttgacgtttcgtctGTGCtctacatacattttcaaaagtaaccaTTGACATTTAAAACGGCTATTTATATATAACAAAGCGGGTTAGGGGACTGGAATCTAGattagtataataataataataataataataataataataataataatataataataataataatataataatatggCGGCGAGTAGGACGGACGTGTGTTATCAGCTCTGTTAAAATTCGTTCCCAACGAAAGCAAGCCAAGTCTAGAGCACTTGTGTATATccagaaaagtattttatttactTTGCAGGCTGTTGAGCTATTCGGCAAGACGATTTAGTGTCTCTAGACGAGTGAATTTAGAcgttttactttttgtttggaGTTTGACTGTGGATTATGGCGAGCAGCGAGACGACAGGACAACAACTTCGAGGTAATAGCGGGAGGATAAAATGGACAGAGGGCATGAACAATTTTCTGCTGGACTGTAAGAATAAAGCAAAGATGTTAGCTGAGTCGGAGAATCCTCCTCGATtagaaaatggaagaaagaaaGGATACATGCGGCTAATGAAAGAGCTGTGGGATGACTCAGGTTACGGAGAATTGGAGTTAACAAGTCAGAATTTAAGGGATCAAGCGGCGCGTTTGGAAAAGACTATGGGAGATGTGAGAGTTGCCATTTTTGAAAGTGTTGGGCAGAGGGCCCGGGAAGAGGAACCGACGATTCGAGATTTTAATGCTCGTAACTTGGAGTCAACTAATTATGAAGTCAATCATGAAGACGCAGATTTGCATACGGGGACTGTAGAGGCTATCCCCACGAGACCTGCTGGTGTTCTTAACCAACAAACATGCGATCTAATAGACTCATCAAATGTGATTTTCGCACGTGTGAACACCCAACCAGGTGAGTTTGGTGAACGAGACATTGACACACGTATAAAGGAAAGACCAACTAAGGGTGACTTAAATAATATCAATCTGGCAATAATAAAGCTAATGGAGCAGCACCAAGTGTCCCCAAGGGAGAATCCGTTCAGTTATTTGTGGATTGTGAACTGTGTACTTTACTCGGTTGTGATGGCATTTCTATTGAACAAAGGCTGGAAAAAGCAGCGTAGCGGAACTTCTGGCGGAGCGCGTAAGCAACACAAATGGAAAAGAGAATACGAAAAGCGAGTGTTAGAAGTCAGGAAAAAGATTTCAATTGCAGAGGCCGAACTTATGCGTTTAAaggaaaacaggaaaataacaaaaaaagggaaaagaaatcGGGCTTTTCTCGAACAGGAATGCAAGGGCTTGTCAGCAGTCAAGCTAGTCAGCTACATGGAAAAACAGAAGTCTATCCTAAGAAAGCTGAAGAGAGGATTCTCTAGGAGCAAGAAACAGGAAGAAGCCCGAGTCCTTAACCAACAATTCCAGACCGACGCTAGCAGGGTCTACGCAAACATGCGGGAAATTGTAAATAAGGACAAAGAGAATGACCGGCCGCGATACATAGCGGATGATCAGGCGAATCACGGGGAGAGAGAAATGTTTAATAATATCGAGGAAGCAAGTGAATTTTGGAGAACTCTATGGGAGACAGAGGGAACAGGAGACAGGAATGCTACGTGGCTAGAAGAGATCAGATCTGCGATCCACAGTAGAGTACCAGAACCGGCCGATGAGGACTGGGACTTGGATGAGATGGATGTGGCAAAGGTGTTGACCAAGAAGAAGAACTGGAGCGCGCCTGGCCCAGACCGGCTGGCGAACTTCTGGTGGAAACGTGCTAACTCTCTTCATAAGGGTGTGGCAACTGCATTCCAAGTCATTTCAAGGAGTGATGAAGAGTACCCCCAGTGGTTTTCGGAGGGAAAAACATCGCTAATTCCCAAACCTGGGATATTTAGTAGTGACAATCAAAGACCTATCACTTGTTTAAATACCATTTATAAATGGTACACATCGTGCCTACTTGTCCCAACTGACAAACATCTTAATCATTACGAACTGATGGAAGGTGCGCAAAGGGGTGCCCGTGCTGGATGCAGTGGGACTGTTGACAACCTGCTCATTGATCGGATTGTCACGCTAGACTGCCACAGGAGAAAGCGTAATCTCAGTATGGGATGGGTAGATGTTAAGAAGGCATATGACTCTATAGATCACGGCTGGCTAGAGGAGATGATGCTTATGCACAGATTCCCCACCTGGCTGTGTAGGGCTATCCAGAATTTGTCAAGAAGCTGGAGTACCAGAATAGTGACCACTACAAGAAAGGGGAGAGAAGTCTCGGACATCATACGATTTAGAAAGGGTCTTCCACAGGGCGATGCCCTATGCCCCAGGCTCTTCACGGTCTGTCTGAACCTGGAAGATAAGAGCAACCGAAGGATATAGACTATCTAAGCCTATTGATACAAAGGTCACGGATCTTCTATACATAGATGACCTGAAGATCTTTGCTGCATCGGAGTCGAGACTCAATTGTGTGATGAAGTCGGTAAGGCCGGCTATGGAAGACGTGGGTTTGCAATGGAACCCTAAGAAATGCGCGGTCGTCCATTTTAAGAGGGGGACCCATGTTGCTGATAGCGCAGGACTGAAGGTTGATGGGAATGCTAAGATACCGAGTCTGGAAGATGGACAACAGTATAAGTTTTTGGGTGTGCTTGAGAGTctgaagcaagaagagaagttAGCTTTGCAGTCTGCTGCTAAAGAGTATCTCCGGAGGTTGTCGGTAATTTGGACGAGCCCCCTTTCGGACTATCATTGTGTGGTTGCATCTAACCAGTTTGCTATGCCAGCTATGAGTTACTATATGTGGACTCAGCACTGGCCAATAACAGACCTGAAGCAAATAGACAGAGAGGCCCGCAAAATTGTTGTAGAGAACGGAGGCAAGCATCCCTGTGGTTCAACATCCCTGCTATATCTGTCACGTGATAAAGGTGGGAGGGGGATGCGCTCCATCGAGACAGAGTATAAAGAAACGAAGATTAAAGCAGCGGCCAATCTGTATCAGAACAGAGATCCGGCTATGAAGATAGTACGGGACTTCGAGGAGCGCGCGGAGAGCATGGAGCACCAAGCACTGACAAAGGAAGCGGCGGCGTACGCGAAAGAGTATGGTCTGGAGCTACAGCTTGAATATCCTGATCCAGTCTGTGTCACAGAGGAGGGAGAGGTGATACCTGGGAAAAAGgtaaagaacattctcaagagACATCGAGAATCAAGAGCGCGGGAGGAGGTTAAAGAACAGAGATGGCAAGGAAAGCTGGTAACGGAAAGAGAAAGAGACGAGGAGCTAAGTGCTGAGCGGTGCTTCTGGTGGCTGAGCGACTGGCGAACCTGcccaacacacaccatcgcgggcATGTTTGAGCTGTACGAACAACTATTACCCACACGGTTGTACACCATCCATAAGACACGTGTGAGTGATAGTGGTAATTCGACATGTAGGCTGTGCGGTACAGCGCCAGAGGGCATGGCCCACATTTTATCTGCCTGCCCTGCGCTTGCGCAAACCAAGTACCTCGCAAGACATGACGCCGTCTTGAAGGTCCTCTTCTTCGAGATCATCTTTGACTTGGGCCTGATAGACTCTGTGCCCCCGTGGTATTCTCCCATCAAGCCACAGTCTGTCTATGAAACTGCAGAGGTACAGGCGTACTGGGATGTTCCGGTATATGGAGAGTACCAAGAGCTCAGAGCAAATAGAGTGGAcgctaggatcgttaacaacaGAGATAAGCAAGTGATAGCCTTGGAAATGAGTTGCCCCTGGGTGAGCAACCGTGGTAAGAAAACATCtgagaagaccatgaagtatGCGCCACTCAGATGGGAATTGAAACAGAGATACCCAGGGTACGAGATAAATCAGTGCAATATCATCCTAGATGTACTCGGGGGATGGTCCAAGGACTTAGATGACACCCTACAGAAGCTAGTAGGCAGCAAAGCTAAAGGCGtgctcaagaagatgcagaaggcgTGTCTCTCAGGAACTCTAAATATTGCTCGCACTTTTAAAGTGATAATTTAACTCGTAGGCGAACTCTGAAAAGAAGGACAGtgtcatacatatatacactACCAGTTTTAACAGGTTTTATaatgatcatttcagtttttagtgataattttagattttctattttattcactgATTAGCTCATGGGCTACGCAGCGGCGCCTCGTGTGGCTTTTATTGTATATGGCATACAGACGTTTTTTACTGCAATCATAAGAGAAAAGATTAATAAAGCATCAGCTTTTCACTTCCGACGTTGACGTTGAAAGCTGGCTCAAATTCTTGAATTTTACAATGATAGTCTGTTTTGCCTTTCGCAAAAAGATCAAAACGATCCCACTTGATATTATGTCCAGTGGCCTTGACGTGGTCAGCAATGGCTGAAGTGTTGTCATTTTTAGCTAGGGCCTTAAAATGTTCGGTTTTTCTATCGTGAGGCCGCCGTTTAGTTTTACCGATGTAAAAGCCATTACAAACTCAACAATTTGCTCTGTAAATAACTCTGGTTGTTGTGAACAATGTAtgtattttgaaaatgcatGTATAGCACATAattacgaaacgtcaagtcataatcaaaatgaacaagttcAATATGTTTATCACTGCTGTTTGTGTCTTATTTTTAAATCTTGTTTAATTATAAAGTTAAAGAGTCTTTAACTTTATAATTAAACAAGACTTACTTCTAAGTTTATCTTTCATTAATTTGAATTCTATACGAAGGAGTAAGATAGAAGCACGGGTGCTAGCTTATAAATTTATACACGGCAAAAAGAATTCATCAGGTACACTAAATTCCAATAAAATGTCTAAGATCCTAAAACCTAAAATCATAATCCCAATATTTTATCAACTTATAACTGTATGCTTCTTATAAATCTGACTTCTATAAATGCCGTGTGTTTAAAAGTAATGATATAAAAGCATTTAAATTGATTTAATGAACCAGACTCTCTAATGTTAGTTGTTCCAAAGGGTTGCGCCACTGCaactaaaattattttttatttagttaGTTCCTGGAAAGGCGACAACAAATTAGTTAACCGAGTTCCTCAGAACATAATTTTATTCCATTCGCGATGGAAATTTATACATGATACATTTGGGAACCAAACCGTTTTAGTCTAGAAAACAATAGGGCTTTCTGAATTTGACGTTCACTTGAGATTGTAAGTCTTTCAAGCTGAGTTTGTGAAACGAGGAATCGACACCAGCGTCATAGCTTGATGGAGTTATTAGTCGTGCAGCAAGGTTTTGTAGTTTTTTCGGCTTATATTAGATAATGTTTTGCCACAATTATCCCAGACAGGGCTGCAGTAATCAAAGTGAGATTAAACTAGTGAGTTGCCTATGCTTGGTACGGTGGACTGAAGCACAAATGGCTTGACTGGCTCCAATTGCGGAGGCGATTTTTTTCCACTCTAAGTTAATCAATGTGGGTCTCATTCCATGTTAGATAATCATGGATTATATTCTAAGCTGTTTCACAGAGGAAACTTGTTCTGGCAGAACATTATCACGGCAGAGTTGTGTGTATCTAATAGAGTGGTTAATCTTTTCCTGGAGCCGATCGGCATAAATTCCGTTTTCGTAGCGTTCAAGGTAAGTCTGTTTCACGCAAGCCATATACTTGGCTTTTCAAGGTCGTGAGATAGACAAGACTGAATAAGATGTAAATCTGAACCAACATAAGTAATATgagtgtcatcagcatacattcTAGGTACGCTGAGCCATAGACAGTTGGGCAAATCGTTAATAAAAATTCGAAATAAAAGAGGGCCAAGGATTCTTCCCTGTGGCACACCACATTTAAGGGTGGGTTAGTCGAATATCATGACCAACAGTGACGATTGCCGTTTTGGGGGCGAGAAACACCGCGGCATTTACGCAGCCACAATCGATATCAAAAGCCTCCTGGAAGAGCAGAAACAGTTTAGCGTAAAGACCGGAAAGGAGATTGATGTGGGGATTGTGGAGATGACTCAGTGAGATGTGTAGATAGTTGTTTAAATCAGATTAATCGCCTGTAGTCACTCTTGCATGTTGTCTGTCGTCAGGAAATATGCCAGACATCATGATTTGTTAAAGAGATTGCATAACGGGCCTGAAATAATATCAGCACTCTCAGACGAATCAACTTATTATCTAGCCCTGTAGCTTCCCAGTCTATTTGGGAAGATGGGTAAAGACAACACTGCTAGTAGTTGGACGAAAACAGAtgatttgctgtattttttcagaaatattgtttaaataaaTAGACTGCTCGTCCAAATTTAAAGGCTTTTCGCGGGTTAGTCTGGGCCCTATATATAGTTGAAAACTGTTCGTTTAAGGCGTTGGAAATGTCGTTAGAGTTACAGATAGAGATGTCATTTACGATCACTTCATTTACTCTCTGGTTTGTTCTGACATGAAAGTAGTAATAGTTTCCAGGTTCTTCGAGCGTTTCCTTCGGATTGAATAAAACTGTTGTGATAATAGAAGGAGGCCTTAGtggttttcattttattcttcATTCGATTTAATTCGTAAGTTTCTGTTAGTGGACCAGTCTTGAGGATTTTTTGTTCTCCAGTATCGCTTTCTTTTAGCAGCATCGCAACTACCCGTATCTTTCTTCAAGGCTGAATTAATTCAGAGTGCTTTGCTCAATTTAATAGGTCTAGTTCGAAACGAAGCATGTTAgttaaaaaaatgtgttttctAGTTAGACCACGCCAAATCTGTATCTTCAAATTCATTGAAAGACCAATATTGTTGAGTGATTcacttcgaaaatttttgcaaccaaactttaaatttgaaaaaatttctgTAGGAGATGAAAGAATGACCCTCAGATTTTAAATCAGAAGATGTTTTTCGATATACATAGACGAAACTATGATCGCTGATGGAAATATGAGAGACTAAATAACAGCCCTGTCCTGTCAATATAATGTGTATATTGTAGATAAGGATTCTGTAACACGATTTGGTTCATTTATTAGCTGTACGCTCCCGTATAAATCTAAAATCTCGAGTAAACGACCCGGCAGCGTTTACATCTGGTGATGGAGATCTAGAGGCCAAATTACAGTCCCCTAACCGGATAGTACTGTAGGTCGAGAGAATCGAATTTGCTTATGAAAGACTCATAACTCGAAAATAAATGGATTAGGGAACAGGGAGGTCTGTACCTTGTCGGTACCAGAAGTGGTTTTGAGTTCGGTTTACCAATTTCTATGGTTAAATTTTAATGATTAATTGCGTTTAGATCTGAACGCATTGCATAAGAATGAGAGGacttaattaatattaaaagCCTATCCCTCCATCATTTCTATTTCTGTCACGACAGATAAATTCTTGCCCTGATATATGGAGTTCGGAACGTTTTATGGATTCGTCATTTTAGGTTTCGTCGATTGCCAGAATATCATTTGAAAATTCTGCAAGAAAGACTTTAAGCTCGTCAACATGTTTGACGAGACTGCATATGTTAATGTTCAAAGAGCCCATTTTTATTAATCTGTCATATTGGTGTTATTATGATACATCCATCATGTCGTCTCGTCGGAAGGTAACCTTCAGTTCAAAAAGAGCTTCATACAATTACTGGAACTGAATTTCAGTCTTATAGCATGTATTGGACATTTCAAGGTACTTACAGTACAACCGATTTGCGTGCCCTCATGGTATGTCCATGTTAACGTTACCTTGAACTAAAGGTCACTGACAATGAATCTACGACGATGAATCATGCCTCCTGGCGCCTAATTCATCTCTCGTTCGTCAAAAAGACAGAGACCgactcttcttcttcttcttcttcttcttcttcttcttcttctttttccgaTTTATGTGTGTTTTAACCCACCGAGAGGATTGACTGAACTGTCGGGCAAAACGAAACTTTGTTCTTGATTCAAAAGTAAAATCATTCCTTGCAAACCCGAAAGACAATATTATATGAAGATACCCCTattaaaatttggaaattttttaGAATATATCGCATGCAGATTAAAAAACGTTGCCCAATTTTTTCAACTTTCAATTCTTTTCTACCGTCGCGATCTTGAGCGGCAGATATAAAATTGAATCCAGTGTCCCAAACAGTGCattttgtaaaagaaattttggcattagtttttattaccGTTGACTTTGAATCATTTTC
This region includes:
- the LOC136920955 gene encoding uncharacterized protein, whose product is MASSETTGQQLRGNSGRIKWTEGMNNFLLDCKNKAKMLAESENPPRLENGRKKGYMRLMKELWDDSGYGELELTSQNLRDQAARLEKTMGDVRVAIFESVGQRAREEEPTIRDFNARNLESTNYEVNHEDADLHTGTVEAIPTRPAGVLNQQTCDLIDSSNVIFARVNTQPGEFGERDIDTRIKERPTKGDLNNINLAIIKLMEQHQVSPRENPFSYLWIVNCVLYSVVMAFLLNKGWKKQRSGTSGGARKQHKWKREYEKRVLEVRKKISIAEAELMRLKENRKITKKGKRNRAFLEQECKGLSAVKLVSYMEKQKSILRKLKRGFSRSKKQEEARVLNQQFQTDASRVYANMREIVNKDKENDRPRYIADDQANHGEREMFNNIEEASEFWRTLWETEGTGDRNATWLEEIRSAIHSRVPEPADEDWDLDEMDVAKVLTKKKNWSAPGPDRLANFWWKRANSLHKGVATAFQVISRSDEEYPQWFSEGKTSLIPKPGIFSSDNQRPITCLNTIYKWYTSCLLVPTDKHLNHYELMEGAQRGARAGCSGTVDNLLIDRIVTLDCHRRKRNLSMGWVDVKKAYDSIDHGWLEEMMLMHRFPTWLCRAIQNLSRSWSTRIVTTTRKGREVSDIIRFRKGLPQGDALCPRLFTVCLNLEDKSNRRI
- the LOC136920954 gene encoding adrenocorticotropic hormone receptor-like; the encoded protein is MMINANHSMTFHPCFIPTLPEETQWRVQNISKHVIFPIAAILCVASIVANTLLVYIVTRTRSLQQPPMIMMCSLAITDIVSSTNSFTRLVENLIHPDTCHGLSAERETIFMLSALATLSNMAAISRERNMAVTKPLWYRTHVTSARAVMLASISWIISILMTGQWYIGKVHFPKFSLFLPVVFCSVCAFVIFFSYLGIFCQKTTIQEVMHLRATLEREKRMANTLALILLSFLAVFLPGLIFPIILHLKGINRNLSLVDYSVAFLHALNGFLDPVLYFARNKAMRTILRRQINCSRKVTPRRVVVETSRNSNALETSSSNFGASIAEREKNAEHRG
- the LOC136920956 gene encoding uncharacterized protein, which encodes MEDVGLQWNPKKCAVVHFKRGTHVADSAGLKVDGNAKIPSLEDGQQYKFLGVLESLKQEEKLALQSAAKEYLRRLSVIWTSPLSDYHCVVASNQFAMPAMSYYMWTQHWPITDLKQIDREARKIVVENGGKHPCGSTSLLYLSRDKGGRGMRSIETEYKETKIKAAANLYQNRDPAMKIVRDFEERAESMEHQALTKEAAAYAKEYGLELQLEYPDPVCVTEEGEVIPGKKVKNILKRHRESRAREEVKEQRWQGKLVTERERDEELSAERCFWWLSDWRTCPTHTIAGMFELYEQLLPTRLYTIHKTRVSDSGNSTCRLCGTAPEGMAHILSACPALAQTKYLARHDAVLKVLFFEIIFDLGLIDSVPPWYSPIKPQSVYETAEVQAYWDVPVYGEYQELRANRVDARIVNNRDKQVIALEMSCPWVSNRGKKTSEKTMKYAPLRWELKQRYPGYEINQCNIILDVLGGWSKDLDDTLQKLVGSKAKGVLKKMQKACLSGTLNIARTFKVII